Proteins from one Ipomoea triloba cultivar NCNSP0323 chromosome 1, ASM357664v1 genomic window:
- the LOC116025006 gene encoding probable methyltransferase PMT7 yields MGGGGSLINMRAFDWKAGQTIMVSLLVMIGSFYTGTLFSNTGSSSSPLYTLQQLPQQEQQIAVSSNPNSSQTPSGSPTFTNKVALTYRMVPLTIPETGVNVCPLKFNEYIPCNDASYVKELLPKLDRSRREELERHCPPLKRRLFCLVPPPIDYKIPIRWPISRDYVWRSNVNHSHLAEVKGGQNWVHEKDKLWWFPGGGTHFKNGASEYIQRLGNMTTNEKGDLPSAGVFQVLDVGCGVASFSAYLLPLNIETMSFAPKDGHENQIQFALERGIGAVIAALATKQLPYPSNSFEMVHCSRCRVDWHENDGILLKEVNRLLRSNGYFVYSAPPAYRKDKDFPDIWNKLVTITSAMCWKLIAQQVQTAIWVKQENNSCLQHSAEQHLVNLCDSADDSKPSWKTPLRNCVTLSNTKSNSKKLPPRPQRLSEYSQSLVQIGVDREKFLSDTIYWQDQVRHYWRLMGVEENQIRNVMDMNAFLGGFAVALNTWPIWVMNVVPVTMNNTLSAIYDRGLVGTFHDWCEPFSTYPRSYDLLHANHIFSHYTNYEEGCLLEDIMLEMDRMIRPQGFIIIRDEEALVSRIKDLAPKFLWDAQLHFLEDNKRKMEQVLICRKKFWAIV; encoded by the exons ATGGGGGGAGGAGGGTCATTGATAAACATGAGGGCATTCGATTGGAAGGCGGGGCAGACGATAATGGTGTCTCTCTTGGTAATGATTGGATCTTTCTACACCGGCACTCTCTTCAGCAACAccggttcttcttcttctcctctctATACCCTTCAGCAACTCCCGCAACAAGAACAGCAAATTGCAGTCTCTTCCAATCCCAACTCATCACAAACGCCCTCTG GTAGTCCAACATTTACAAACAAAGTTGCTCTTACTTATCGAATGGTACCACTTACTATCCCAGAAACTGGAGTGAATGTTTGCCCTCTGAAATTCAATGAGTATATTCCCTGTAATGATGCATCTTATGTTAAAGAGTTACTGCCAAAATTAGATCGTTCAAGGAGGGAAGAGCTTGAGAGGCATTGTCCTCCATTAAAGAGGCGCTTGTTTTGTTTGGTGCCACCACCAATTGATTATAAGATACCAATAAGGTGGCCTATTAGCAGGGATTATGTATGGCGAAGCAATGTCAACCATTCACATCTTGCTGAAGTCAAAGGAGGACAAAATTGGGTACATGAGAAGGATAAACTCTGGTGGTTTCCGGGTGGTGGAACTCATTTCAAGAATGGAGCTTCTGAGTACATTCAGAG ATTAGGGAATATGACTACCAATGAGAAAGGTGACTTGCCTTCTGCGGGAGTATTTCAAGTACTTGATGTTGGTTGTGGCGTTGCTAGTTTCTCAGCGTATCTTCTTCCTTTGAACATAGAAACTATGTCCTTTGCTCCAAAAGATGGTCATGAAAATCAAATTCAGTTTGCTTTAGAACGAGGGATTGGTGCAGTGATTGCTGCTTTAGCCACTAAACAACTTCCATATCCAAGTAACTCCTTTGAAATGGTCCATTGTTCTAGATGTCGTGTTGATTGGCATGAAAATG ATGGTATTCTACTCAAGGAAGTGAATCGCCTTTTAAGATCAAATGGATACTTTGTCTATTCGGCTCCACCTGCTTATAGAAAGGATAAGGATTTCCCAGATATATGGAATAAGTTAGTGACAATTACTTCTGCAATGTGTTGGAAACTAATTGCTCAACAAGTTCAAACGGCAATATGGGTCAAACAAGAAAATAATTCATGCCTTCAGCATAGTGCAGAGCAGCATTTAGTGAACTTGTGCGATTCTGCGGATGATTCTAAACCGTCATGGAAAACACCTCTGAGGAACTGTGTTACACTAAGTAACACGAAATCTAACTCTAAAAAGCTCCCTCCTCGGCCACAGCGCCTTTCAGAGTATTCACAAAGTCTTGTGCAAATAG GTGTTGATCGTGAGAAATTCTTGTCGGACACAATCTATTGGCAAGACCAAGTTCGCCATTATTGGAGGTTGATGGGCGTTGAAGAGAATCAAATACGTAATGTCATGGACATGAATGCTTTCCTTGGTGGATTTGCAGTTGCTTTGAACACATGGCCAATCTGGGTGATGAATGTAGTTCCTGTAACCATGAACAATACCCTGTCTGCCATTTATGACCGTGGTCTAGTAGGCACTTTTCATGACTG GTGTGAGCCATTTTCAACATATCCACGGTCATACGATCTGTTGCATGCCAACCATATTTTTTCTCACTATACAAATTACGAAGAAGGTTGTTTGCTTGAAGATATCATGCTGGAGATGGATCGTATGATAAGACCTCAG GGATTTATTATTATCAGAGATGAAGAAGCTCTTGTATCTAGGATAAAAGATCTAGCTCCAAAGTTCCTTTGGGACGCCCAGTTGCATTTTCTTGAAGACaataaaaggaaaatggaaCAAGTCCTGATTTGCAGAAAAAAGTTCTGGGCAATCGTCTAA